The genomic DNA GTTGGAAACAACCCGTCATTGTGAAAGTAATTTAGATTATAGTCTAAATTGATTTGAAGATTGCCCTCCTGTATCATCATGCAACACAATACTCCCTCTGTTTCAAATTACATGTCCACTTTGGAGGAAAGAAAATTTGTTTCATATTAGTTGTCCACTTCAACTTTTAATGTAAGTTTATGATTCCAAAATCAACTCTATTCCACATATCTCAAATTTATATTTCCAAGATTAACCATATACCACATATTATGTTCATTTAATGCAATTAATGCAACTTTTTCTTATCAACTTTCACTTTTCTTAATATGTGTGATTTTTTAAAAGTTGACGTAATTCGAAACGGAGTAAGTAGTTCACAAGGTTAATTAGGAATAAATACATTGGAATCATAAATTACAATCTTTAAATCTGAACATGTATATGAAGTAATAACAATTTTGATTTAACTTATTTGGATAATAGCACATTTTacattttttttcataatttatctTCTTTTGATAGCACAAGGACTTCACTAACTTTTTCATTTGTCCGCAGGTATGTTGTTGATGCTGCTGATCCTGATAACCTCAGTGTCTCCAAAAGCGAACTTCATGATTTGCTAAGCAAAGCATCGCTAGCTGGTATCCCCTTGCTAGTGTTAGGAAACAAGATTGATAAAGCAGGAGCACTCTCTAAGCAGGCTTTGACAGATCAGATGTGAGTGAAGATAATTCTGATCTCCTTATCCCCTTCTTTAATATAGCAGATTAGATTTTTAttgttctttttctttttcttgttcTTATATTATGTTGTGATCACATTCCTATATTCAGGGGGTTGAAATCTATTACCGATAGAGAAGTATGCTGCTACATGATCTCATGCAAGAACTCGACCAACATTGACTCGGTCATTGAATGGCTTGTTAAGCATTCCAAGTCAAAGAGCTAAGCAACCAAACCCGTCTATCCGGGGTGTTGTTTTCGATGTTTCTGGAAGTTGAGGTTTTTGGGCTGTGTTGGTTATAGTTGTCTGGATTTGGCTTTGTTATGTCTCTTCTGCTTCCTTCTGAGTTACTGTGTATTGTATGTACATTTAAGATGTTGACTTACAATGCCTTCCTGATTGATGACATTTCATTATGATTGAGTGCTGGTTTTGTTAAATTTTTGGACACCAAGTTTTGGTGGGAAGCGAAGTTGAACTAGTTTATGCAATTCAAGGTTTTATGTTAGTCTGATTCACTAAACACACCATTTTTTTAGGTCCCAGTTGGAGACAAATGTTTGGAATGAGGCTACTTTGCATTGTTAGCATAAATATTTAATATCCATACATGATACAATCAAAGTGTGTGTAAATAGAACAGAATTTCTAAATCCTAAGGCCATGAGCAGGATGGATTGGTTACTATTCTGTCAAATACATCAAGTGGATAATTCTGCATCTTTTTTGTGATGATGCTGATGTCCAAATTAATTCAATATTTAAAGAATAAACATGTTATGTCCTCCGTGTTTCCCATTGTTTAATTATAATGCAAATTAATTGATGCAGTCGTGCTGAtcattatattttaaaataaggAATGTATTCTATCCagatttaaatttaaatttttatgaatttttaaaattaactgAGATTCATTTtacattttaaaaaattatttaaaatccGACGGTATTCACTAAATTTCTAAATTATCTTTTATAATCTGAATGCACTCAATTTGTGCGTATCTTTGTTTAGACCATCTCCAACTCAACTCTAAATTTACAATTTTACATCATTTTGGTGTAAAACTTTTTTTCAACTCAATTCTTAAAATTACATCATTTTAGTTACACACCAAAATTTACACCAAATTTGATAGCACACTAAATTTTTTAGAGTTTTTTTTACATATTCTTATGTTGTCGTTGTACTCTTTTACTAAAAAAACAAATTTGTTTCATTAGTATTCGATCACTTTATtccttttaattttatttttatactTTAATAATAAAACAACCTATATAGTATAAAAATATTGTATAATTTGGTATTGATGGGTTGAAATTGGATTTAAAAATAATGtaattttgacataatttttatataaaattacaaaatagtATAATGGGTTGACGATTCTCTTATAATCTGCAGACTTCAAGCAATTTCCTTGTAAAAATTAAATATGAAACTTTTCCCTCAGGCCacaaaattcattatttttctTGGCATCATAGACATACTAATAACAAAAATTATTGAGGATAGCTCAAGTGGTAAAGGGCTTATCCTCTGTCGTCCCAGATCCTGGTTGACTCAGCCCGAGAATTGTTGAGAACAaatactcatttgtaaggctat from Apium graveolens cultivar Ventura chromosome 5, ASM990537v1, whole genome shotgun sequence includes the following:
- the LOC141662134 gene encoding ADP-ribosylation factor-like protein 8b; translation: MGLWEALLNWLRSLFFKQEMELSLIGLQNAGKTSLVNVVATGGYSEDMIPTVGFNMRKVTKGNVTIKLWDLGGQPRFRSMWERYCRAVSAIVYVVDAADPDNLSVSKSELHDLLSKASLAGIPLLVLGNKIDKAGALSKQALTDQMGLKSITDREVCCYMISCKNSTNIDSVIEWLVKHSKSKS